The Thermoanaerobacterium thermosaccharolyticum DSM 571 region AAGAAAAAGAAAATATGGAAGCAAATTGTTTGGGAAGGTTTTTGAAAATGATATGCGCGCCGATTAAGGCGTTTTTTATTTTGCAAAAAATTAGAAGGAGGATTTGAAATGTTTAAGATAGGACTTGATTTGGGATATGGATATACGAAAGGAATTAACGAGTCTGATAAAACAGTTGTTTTTCCATCTATTGTTGGGAATGCTTATGAGAGAAATCTTAAAGGTCTTTTTGAAAGCAGTTTTGAGAAAAGAATTGATAATATGCACATTGTAATCATGAACGGGGAAAGGCACGAATTTTTTGTTGGAGAGTTGGCCAGAAGAGAAGGAAGAAATGTCTCTTATGCATTTGATGAAAATAAGATAAATCATCCTAATACAAAAGCTTTAATTGCTGCATCGTGCCTTTTGCTTTTCCCTGAAGATGGAAGTCCAGTACATTTAGTGACTGGTCTACCTCTTGAACAATATATTCACAAAAAAGATGAATTCTTAGAAATGCTTAAGGGATATAGAAATTTAGGTTGCTTTAAGGGGGATGAAAAGGTAAAGACGATTAAGTTTGATAAAGTAACGATTTTTCCTCAGGCGGCGGGTGCGGTTTACTCGGCTATTATGGAGGACTTACATAGATATTTGATAAAAGGCAGTTATTTAGGACTTGTTGATATAGGTTTTAAGACAACAGATTTTATAGTTTTTTTAGTGGAGGACCGCTTGATTTTAAGGGAGGATTTGTCAGGAACTATAGATGTAGGCATATCTTCTATTTACAATTCAATCGATAAGTTATTCATACAAAAGACAGGCAGTAAGTTAGATGTACCAGAACTTATGAGGCTTGCAAAGGATGAACGGATATTTTTTAGAGGAAGGCAGATTGATTTTGGAGATGAAATTAAAAGCATTAAGGCTGAAATTGCAAGGGTGATAAAGGACAGGCTTAAAGCTGTTTGGGGTAATAAGCTGGACTTTTTTAATACTATTTTTCTTGCTGGAGGAGGTGCTAAAGATCTGCAGGAATTTTTGGTAGATATATATGATAATGCAGTTATTGTGAAAGATCCTCAGATGGCCAATGCAAAAGGTTTTTTAAAAGTAGCAGAATTAGAAGAGAAGAAAAACAATTAGACGAGGTGGGAGGTGGGGCGATGGCCAAAAGATTAAAAAACATAGAAAAACTTAATTATGAAAATGTATGGGAGCTTATGAAACAGATGGTGGATTACTATACAGAAAAGAAAAATTATATAACCAAGAGAGATATAAAATACATCATCAGGTTTTGTGAAAATACAAATCTTAAAGCAATACCTATTAAAGATGATGAGGAAATGATGTAAACAACTTTGGGAGCTTTTAAATCAATAAATATAGCGCGTTAAATATTGGAATGTAAACAAAAACTATTTTGTAAGATACTTTGGTTGTTTACATTTTTTAAATTTTATGAGCTACAATTCTTTATTTTACTTGGCTTTAAGTTGTTTACAATGTATGTATACAGGTAAAAGTCTTGATACCAAAGGAACAAGGGATAAAAAACGGCAAAGTGTAAACAAACTTAATAAGAGAATTTGTTATCTGTTTACACTTTATGAATTTTATAGTTTCAAAACACTAGTATTACTCAAGTTAACCTGTAAACAGGTGGTGATTTTTTTGCCTTCAAAAGTGTACAGTTTTAGAGTGGATGAAAGCGACTTAAATGAGGTTTTATCGAAATTTAACGGAAAGGATAGATCAGTATTTATAAAAAGTGCGTTGAAATTCTATGTTGATTTTTGTTTAGGCGAAAATAAAAATGATCCATTTAAAGAGATAAATGAGAAGCTTAATAGGATCGAAGCTGCTATTTTAGGACTTAATTTAGAAGTGCCTTTAAAAAAGACAGAGACTCAAGCTCAAACGGTGGATGAATCTAAGGACACAACAGATCAATTCTTGCTGGAAAGTTTGCAAGATATACTTTCGCTTTAGTCAGATTTCACAAAGTTTTTAGCTAAAATTCTTAAGGCAGGATAAGGGGAGGTGCACTTCGTGCATCACACACGCCGGGCAGTGCCCGGCGGTACTGGTTTTGTAAGAGGTGTATTTTAAGGTGCTTTTCTTAGGTTGAAGGCGCATTTGTGCGCTTTAAATGGCTATTAGCTGTTGATAATTCTGAATTCTTTAGTGATGCTTATGTGGCGCACGTGAAATTTTATGTTTTTAAAGTTGCTTTTTTATGACAATTTGATAAAAAGTTCTGTTTAATACTGCGGTAAGATTAGCGGTATTTTTATTTCTTAGAAAAACTTTTTTACAAAAATTATAAAATAAATTGTGAGAGTTAGGGTTAATTTTTCCCAACAGGTAGGGCTATATTCATGATAATCAACTGTACAAGAAACTGTAGTGAGTTTTTCATAAACTTCTGTTTGTTAGTAAATAGGTGAGTTTTTATAATGAAAGAATCTTTATCTTTCATTTTTTTAATGATGTTTGGCAACGCAGAACTGCTAAAATCCTTGTAGAGTTTTAAAAGAGAATCATCTGGTTTATGAAAAATAAATAGCAGTAGAGAATTTGGATGTTTTTGGAGGTGCCATTCGTGTGTGAAATAAGCAACTACAAAAAACTTGCTGATCCTGATAAAAGCAAGTCTAAAGGTAATCCAAATGGCAAATGTAAAAATGACATAAGGATTGATGGGGAGCAAGAGCAAAAAGAAGTCGATAATAAAAGCGATAGAAATCCTAAAATAAAAATTTTGCATAGTATTCCTCCATTCTTGTATAATGAAGAAGAATTTGAAAGAGTGGCGTCTGAACTATATGGCTTAAAAGACCTAATAATAGGTATAACACACATTTTAGGTACTTTCTTTGCAGTATATATACTCTATTCTATTTCTTTTCAAGATTTCCTTTTTTCTTTTTTAAATCCAGCTAAAATATCTAGAATAACAGGAGAGAAAATTTACGTGTATTTATTTCTTATATGGACTGGATGGTCATTTGCGATATACGGTGTTTCGAATTTAGTTAAAGTTTTGCTTAATCTAAATGTGGAAGAGGTAACACTTATTGATTATATAAGTTTGCTAATATACTTTTTGCCTGTCATTGCCAGTTTATGGTTTATGCCTCATAAAGATTTTAAGATTTGGTACGATATAATTTTTTATTTGATTATGTGGTATGAAATCTTTGTACGTAGAATTTTTAAGATTTTTATTATCTTTTAAGGAGTGATGCCTTTGAAAAGAATAAATGTCCAATTGCCAGAGGATGTTTATCAAGTTTTGGTGAATCTAGCGTCTAGAAGAGATGAATCTATTTCGGCTGTTGCAAGAAAAATGCTTGCAGACGCAGTCGTTGTTGAAGCTGCAAATGATGGCATTGATAAAGTGACAGAAGCTGTAAGAAAAGCGATGCGGGATGTTTTGAAACCTTCTGAGGACCGTTTAGCAAAACTTATGGCTAAAGCAGCGGTTGCGTCTGCTACAGCAATGTACATGAACACACAGTGTATTGCAGATTTAGGCAAAAATGATGCTTTAGAGCTTTATCAGGTTGCCAGAACTAAAGCTGTTGCATATCTCAAAGAAAAGGGTGAAGAAGAATGAGCCATTCTCCATTTGTAATGAAAATAGCATTTTATCCTTTGTCGGCCAAGAATCAAGCAAGGAATAGTGCACATGTTAAGTACATTGCAACAAGACCTGGAGCTGATAGAGGCGAAATAGAAATAGAAGATGAACTTGTCCTTGATAGTCCAGAATATCACGCAAAATATATGGATGAAAGACCTGGCAGCCATGGTCTTTTCACTGATAGTGAAAAGATACCAGATTTGAAAGAGATACAGCAGGAACTTAAAAGCCACAAAGGCACTGTCTGGAGGATGGTGCTTTCCTTAAAAGAAGAAGATGCAGTAAGGTTAGGGTATACTTCAAGGGATGCTTGGGAAAAAACCTTGAGAGCGTCAATGCCTGAAGCTGCATCAAAGATGGGAATTGCGGAATCAAATTTAAGATGGGCAGCAGCATTTCATCAAGCTCATGGTCATCCGCATGTACATGTTATTATGTGGGAGAAGGAGCCGAGACGATTAAGAGGTGTACTGTCGAAGGGAGAAAGAGAAGACATAAGAAAGGTATTTATTCGAGAAATATATGCAAAAGAAAGACTGGAACTCACAGCAGAGAAATCAGCGATTAGAGACTTAATCAGAGATACTGCTAGAAGTGACATTTTAACTCTTTTAAAAGAAGTAAACGGTGCGAAGGTAGAAATTAAAGCATTAGACGGGGAAAGAACGGTGCTTCCTCCAACACTTGAACATCATGCAAGAGAAGAACTTTTGAGAAAGCTTAAAGAGCTTTCCTTTATTATGCCTTCAAAAGGGCGTATTTCATTTGCATATATGCCTAAAGATGTTAAAGAAAGAGCAAATGAAATTTCAGATTGGCTTTTAAAGCAGCCAGGTTTTTCTGAGTCTGTTGAAAAATATAAGGAACTTGCTAAAGAGCTGGCCAGCTATTACACATCAAATCCTGAAGCTTTAGGAAAGGTAGCACAAAAGGCATACGAAGACATACAAAAAAGAGTATCTCAGATTGTGCTAAAGGGAGCTACGACACTGCAGAAAGAAAAAACAATAGATACAACAAGACTTACTAACTCAGTATGGCGTTCAGCGTGGAGAGCTTTGGAAAGAGAAAGACTGAGAGCCGAAGCACAGGGTACCATTGCAGCAAAGAAGGAAATGGAGAAGAAAAGAAAGGCTGTTGAAAGAAGGAGTGAAAGTCGTGAAGTTTAGAGTCGTTTTAGTTATTTTAGTTCTTATTGCCGACTTTTTACTTGGACCTTTTTTGTGTGTTTTTCCGCTTT contains the following coding sequences:
- a CDS encoding ParM/StbA family protein, with the protein product MFKIGLDLGYGYTKGINESDKTVVFPSIVGNAYERNLKGLFESSFEKRIDNMHIVIMNGERHEFFVGELARREGRNVSYAFDENKINHPNTKALIAASCLLLFPEDGSPVHLVTGLPLEQYIHKKDEFLEMLKGYRNLGCFKGDEKVKTIKFDKVTIFPQAAGAVYSAIMEDLHRYLIKGSYLGLVDIGFKTTDFIVFLVEDRLILREDLSGTIDVGISSIYNSIDKLFIQKTGSKLDVPELMRLAKDERIFFRGRQIDFGDEIKSIKAEIARVIKDRLKAVWGNKLDFFNTIFLAGGGAKDLQEFLVDIYDNAVIVKDPQMANAKGFLKVAELEEKKNN
- the mobP3 gene encoding MobP3 family relaxase translates to MSHSPFVMKIAFYPLSAKNQARNSAHVKYIATRPGADRGEIEIEDELVLDSPEYHAKYMDERPGSHGLFTDSEKIPDLKEIQQELKSHKGTVWRMVLSLKEEDAVRLGYTSRDAWEKTLRASMPEAASKMGIAESNLRWAAAFHQAHGHPHVHVIMWEKEPRRLRGVLSKGEREDIRKVFIREIYAKERLELTAEKSAIRDLIRDTARSDILTLLKEVNGAKVEIKALDGERTVLPPTLEHHAREELLRKLKELSFIMPSKGRISFAYMPKDVKERANEISDWLLKQPGFSESVEKYKELAKELASYYTSNPEALGKVAQKAYEDIQKRVSQIVLKGATTLQKEKTIDTTRLTNSVWRSAWRALERERLRAEAQGTIAAKKEMEKKRKAVERRSESREV